A part of Paenarthrobacter sp. A20 genomic DNA contains:
- a CDS encoding PfkB family carbohydrate kinase: MPQPKSGTLLFVGCATLDSIALVQDYPAADSRTVAADFVTAGGGPAATAAVAAARAGARTAFAGVLGTDEEGDRIITGLDAEGVDTSAVIRDPEVATGASVIIVSKASESRAIVTRPVPPVRFPAGSRFHELLRTAAWVHVDHLGWNAVADLPGLRISVDAGNPIPSFSPQGVELYVPTIERLRAEYGDDLAPEVLLQRAIDGGASAVVATAGSDGAWGLERDGIPFHVPSTPADIVSTLGAGDVYHGAILAAVAAGLPLVEAASFAGRTASASCAGLDGRSMIPRQTVTSVLTANPTL; this comes from the coding sequence GTGCCCCAACCGAAATCCGGAACCCTGCTTTTTGTCGGGTGTGCCACTCTGGACTCCATTGCCCTCGTGCAGGATTATCCTGCCGCCGACAGCCGCACGGTCGCCGCCGATTTCGTTACGGCAGGTGGTGGGCCGGCCGCCACGGCAGCCGTGGCAGCGGCCCGGGCCGGTGCCAGGACTGCTTTCGCGGGCGTCCTCGGCACGGACGAAGAAGGCGACCGGATCATCACGGGACTCGACGCCGAGGGCGTGGACACTTCCGCTGTCATCCGTGACCCTGAGGTCGCCACGGGCGCGAGCGTCATTATCGTCAGCAAGGCCAGCGAGAGCCGGGCCATCGTCACCCGGCCAGTGCCGCCAGTCCGTTTTCCGGCCGGCAGCCGCTTTCATGAACTGCTGCGCACTGCAGCATGGGTCCATGTGGATCACTTGGGCTGGAATGCGGTAGCAGATCTGCCCGGATTACGGATCAGCGTGGATGCCGGAAACCCCATTCCCTCCTTCAGCCCTCAGGGTGTCGAGCTGTATGTCCCCACCATCGAACGCCTGCGGGCCGAGTACGGCGACGACCTTGCCCCTGAGGTCCTCCTGCAAAGGGCCATAGATGGGGGCGCCTCGGCCGTGGTCGCCACGGCGGGGTCGGATGGAGCCTGGGGCCTTGAACGGGATGGCATTCCGTTCCACGTCCCGTCGACCCCCGCCGACATCGTCTCCACACTGGGCGCCGGCGACGTCTATCACGGCGCCATCCTGGCAGCCGTGGCAGCAGGGCTTCCCCTTGTGGAGGCTGCGTCATTCGCAGGCCGCACCGCCTCCGCATCCTGCGCAGGTTTGGATGGCCGTTCCATGATTCCACGCCAGACCGTCACCTCAGTTCTTACCGCCAATCCCACTCTCTAG